In one window of Haemophilus parainfluenzae DNA:
- the ureB gene encoding urease subunit beta → MIPGEYQLSEGDIIANVGRKTVTIEVTNSGDRPIQVGSHYHFFETNNALKFDRTFARGMRLNVPSGNAIRFEPGEVKSVELVAFGGKETIYGFHNQIDGKL, encoded by the coding sequence ATGATCCCTGGTGAATATCAATTATCTGAAGGCGATATCATTGCCAATGTTGGCAGAAAAACCGTTACAATCGAAGTAACCAATTCAGGCGACCGTCCAATCCAAGTCGGTTCGCATTACCATTTTTTTGAGACCAATAATGCCCTTAAATTTGACCGCACTTTTGCGCGTGGAATGCGCTTAAATGTGCCATCTGGCAATGCAATACGTTTTGAACCGGGTGAAGTGAAATCCGTAGAATTAGTCGCATTTGGTGGAAAAGAAACCATTTATGGCTTTCATAATCAAATTGATGGCAAATTATAA
- the ureG gene encoding urease accessory protein UreG produces MRNYIKIGVAGPVGAGKTALIEKLTREMASQYSVAVITNDIYTQEDAEFLTKNSLLPPERIMGVETGGCPHTAIREDASMNLEAVDEMVARFPDVEIVFIESGGDNLSATFSPDLADVTIFVIDVAQGEKIPRKGGPGITRSDLLVINKTDLAPFVGADLSVMEHDARRMRNGQPFIFTNLMKKENLDGVIGWIEKYALLKNVEEPKALVR; encoded by the coding sequence ATGCGTAACTACATTAAAATTGGCGTGGCAGGCCCTGTTGGCGCAGGCAAAACTGCCTTAATTGAAAAATTGACTCGTGAAATGGCGAGTCAATATAGCGTGGCAGTGATTACTAACGATATTTACACCCAAGAAGATGCGGAATTTTTAACTAAAAATAGTTTACTTCCGCCAGAGCGAATTATGGGGGTTGAGACAGGTGGTTGCCCACATACGGCAATTCGTGAGGATGCCTCAATGAATTTAGAAGCGGTTGATGAAATGGTGGCGCGTTTTCCTGATGTGGAAATTGTCTTTATTGAATCCGGTGGTGATAACTTATCGGCCACTTTCAGCCCCGATTTAGCAGATGTGACAATTTTCGTGATTGACGTTGCACAAGGTGAAAAAATCCCGCGTAAAGGTGGACCGGGTATTACTCGTTCTGATTTATTAGTGATTAACAAAACAGACCTTGCACCATTCGTTGGTGCGGATTTAAGCGTCATGGAACATGATGCACGCCGTATGCGTAACGGCCAACCGTTTATCTTTACCAACTTAATGAAGAAAGAAAATTTAGACGGTGTGATTGGCTGGATTGAAAAATATGCATTGTTGAAGAACGTAGAAGAGCCGAAAGCATTAGTGAGATAA
- the ureE gene encoding urease accessory protein UreE, whose amino-acid sequence MKIINPILPIMDTVLGDLASLQAEGKITHQTIECVALHWYESERNILRKTTNTGREVAFRLLKEGQRLKHDDVVFISDELVIAIEILPSEVILLSPKTLPEMARACYEIGNKHSPLFLDGDEVTLPYDKPMFEWLDAAGFNPQKAERRLSQALRANSAQGHGHSHSHTHDHHGYHHHGDGNWHQH is encoded by the coding sequence ATGAAAATCATCAACCCTATTCTGCCTATTATGGATACCGTTTTAGGCGATTTAGCTAGTCTTCAAGCTGAAGGCAAAATTACACATCAAACTATAGAATGTGTAGCATTACATTGGTATGAAAGTGAGCGCAATATTCTGCGTAAAACCACAAATACGGGGCGTGAAGTGGCATTTCGCTTGCTAAAAGAAGGGCAACGTTTAAAACACGATGATGTGGTTTTTATCAGTGATGAATTAGTGATTGCGATTGAAATTTTACCGAGTGAAGTCATTCTACTTTCGCCGAAAACCTTGCCTGAAATGGCTCGCGCTTGTTATGAAATTGGCAATAAACATTCACCGCTCTTTTTAGATGGTGATGAAGTCACGTTGCCTTACGATAAGCCTATGTTTGAATGGTTAGACGCGGCAGGGTTTAACCCACAAAAAGCAGAGCGTCGTTTGAGCCAAGCCTTAAGAGCAAATTCTGCTCAAGGACACGGGCATTCGCATAGCCATACGCACGATCATCATGGCTATCACCATCATGGAGACGGCAATTGGCACCAACATTAA
- the uspA gene encoding universal stress protein UspA produces MYKHVLVAVDLSDESEFLLKKAVGIAKRNDAQLSIIHVDVNFSDLYTGLIDVNMSSMQDRISSETQKALINLAEHAGYPVKEKLSGSGDLGQVLTDAIEQYDIDLLVTGHHQDFWSKLMSSTRQVMNTIKIDMLVVPLRDE; encoded by the coding sequence ATGTACAAACACGTTTTAGTTGCGGTAGATCTTTCTGACGAAAGTGAATTTCTACTCAAAAAAGCCGTGGGAATTGCAAAACGTAATGATGCGCAACTTTCCATTATTCATGTAGATGTAAACTTCTCGGATCTCTATACTGGTTTAATTGATGTCAATATGTCATCAATGCAAGATAGAATCTCGAGTGAAACCCAAAAAGCGCTAATTAATTTAGCGGAACATGCTGGTTATCCAGTGAAAGAAAAATTGAGCGGTAGCGGTGATTTAGGTCAAGTTTTGACGGACGCTATTGAACAGTATGATATAGATCTACTCGTGACAGGCCATCACCAAGATTTCTGGAGTAAATTAATGTCTTCAACACGCCAGGTGATGAATACCATTAAAATTGATATGTTGGTTGTGCCACTTCGCGACGAATAG
- the ureA gene encoding urease subunit gamma, producing MHLTSREQEKLMLFLAGELAAKRKARGVKLNYPEAIAYISSHLQEAARDGMSVAELMHYGATLITVEDVMEGVANMVHEVQIEATFPDGTKLVTVPYPIR from the coding sequence ATGCATTTAACATCAAGAGAACAAGAGAAATTGATGCTTTTTTTAGCCGGTGAGCTTGCGGCAAAACGCAAAGCTCGTGGCGTAAAATTAAATTATCCAGAGGCAATTGCATACATATCAAGCCATTTACAAGAAGCAGCAAGAGATGGCATGAGTGTAGCGGAGTTAATGCACTATGGTGCAACACTTATCACTGTTGAAGATGTAATGGAAGGCGTCGCAAACATGGTTCACGAAGTACAGATCGAAGCAACCTTTCCTGACGGCACAAAGCTCGTTACTGTACCTTATCCAATTAGATAA
- the ureC gene encoding urease subunit alpha encodes MSLTISRAQYVATYGPTVGDRVRLGDTNLWATIEQDLLTKGDECKFGGGKSVRDGMAQSGTATRDNPNVLDFVITNVMIIDAKLGIIKADIGIRDGRIVGIGQAGNPDTMDNVTPNMIIGASTEVHNGAHLIATAGGIDTHIHFICPQQAQHAIESGVTTLIGGGTGPADGTHATTCTPGAWYMERMFQAAEALPVNVGFFGKGNCSTLDPLREQIEAGALGLKIHEDWGATPAVIDSALKVADEMDIQVAIHTDTLNESGFLEDTMKAIDGRVIHTFHTEGAGGGHAPDIIKAAMYPNVLPASTNPTRPFTKNTIDEHLDMLMVCHHLDKRVPEDVAFADSRIRPETIAAEDILHDMGVFSIMSSDSQAMGRIGEVVIRTWQTADKMKMQRGELGNEGNDNFRIKRYIAKYTINPAIAHGIADHIGSLEVGKIADIVLWKPMFFGVKPEVVIKKGFISYAKMGDPNASIPTPQPVFYRPMYGAQGLATAQTAVFFISQAAEKADIRARFGLHKETIAVKDCRNVGKKDLVHNNATPEITVDPERYEVRVDGELITCEPVDTVPLGQRYFLF; translated from the coding sequence ATGTCATTAACAATTTCAAGAGCACAATATGTCGCAACTTATGGTCCAACCGTCGGCGATAGAGTCCGTTTAGGCGATACCAATTTATGGGCAACCATTGAACAAGATTTATTGACCAAAGGTGATGAATGTAAATTTGGTGGCGGTAAAAGTGTACGCGACGGTATGGCGCAAAGCGGTACCGCAACTCGTGATAATCCAAATGTATTGGATTTTGTGATTACCAATGTGATGATCATTGATGCTAAATTAGGCATTATCAAAGCCGATATTGGTATTCGCGATGGGCGTATTGTCGGCATCGGTCAAGCAGGCAACCCTGACACCATGGATAACGTCACGCCAAATATGATTATCGGTGCAAGCACGGAAGTACATAATGGCGCCCATTTAATTGCTACGGCGGGTGGTATTGATACCCACATTCACTTTATTTGTCCGCAACAAGCACAACATGCGATTGAAAGCGGGGTTACCACGTTAATTGGTGGCGGAACAGGCCCTGCTGATGGTACACACGCGACCACTTGCACACCGGGTGCATGGTATATGGAACGCATGTTCCAAGCAGCAGAAGCACTGCCTGTAAACGTAGGTTTTTTTGGTAAAGGAAACTGTTCAACTTTAGATCCGCTACGTGAACAAATTGAAGCGGGTGCATTAGGTTTAAAAATCCATGAAGACTGGGGTGCAACGCCAGCTGTGATTGATTCTGCCTTAAAAGTGGCTGATGAAATGGATATTCAAGTGGCAATTCATACCGACACGCTAAATGAAAGTGGCTTCTTAGAAGATACCATGAAAGCGATTGATGGACGTGTGATTCACACCTTCCATACGGAAGGTGCAGGTGGCGGCCATGCGCCAGATATCATTAAAGCAGCGATGTATCCAAACGTATTACCGGCTTCAACCAACCCGACTCGTCCGTTTACAAAAAACACCATTGATGAACATTTGGATATGTTGATGGTTTGCCATCACTTAGATAAACGTGTACCAGAAGACGTAGCATTCGCTGATAGCCGTATCCGCCCTGAAACCATTGCTGCAGAAGATATTTTGCATGATATGGGCGTGTTCTCGATTATGAGTTCTGACTCTCAAGCGATGGGACGTATTGGCGAGGTAGTGATTCGCACATGGCAAACCGCAGATAAAATGAAAATGCAACGTGGTGAGCTAGGCAATGAAGGAAACGATAACTTCCGTATTAAACGCTACATTGCAAAATACACTATTAACCCGGCAATTGCACACGGTATTGCGGATCATATTGGTTCGTTAGAAGTGGGCAAAATCGCAGATATAGTGTTGTGGAAACCTATGTTCTTTGGGGTAAAACCGGAAGTGGTCATTAAAAAAGGGTTTATTAGCTACGCTAAAATGGGCGATCCAAATGCCTCTATTCCAACACCGCAACCTGTATTCTACCGTCCAATGTATGGTGCACAAGGCTTAGCCACAGCACAAACCGCGGTATTCTTTATTTCACAAGCCGCTGAAAAAGCCGATATTCGTGCAAGATTCGGTTTACACAAAGAAACCATTGCGGTGAAAGACTGCCGCAACGTAGGTAAAAAAGATCTCGTTCACAACAATGCTACGCCTGAAATCACGGTGGATCCAGAACGCTATGAAGTGCGTGTAGATGGTGAGCTCATTACTTGCGAACCTGTGGATACGGTGCCATTAGGACAACGGTATTTCTTGTTCTAA
- the pepP gene encoding Xaa-Pro aminopeptidase has product MDLAYMAVLPQEEFTERRQKVFAQMQPNSALLLFSEIEKRRNNDCDFPFRQDSYFWYLIGFNEPNAALLLIKTEDEEKTVVFLRPRDPLLETWHGRRLGVERAPQKLNVDEAYSIDDFKTEFSKLTEKLTALYHVSDRHPWGDKLIAESAVKFYAVFDWQPMLSEMRLIKSPNEIRLMQQAGQITAFGHIKAMQVTRPNRFEYEIESEILHEFNRHGARFPSYNSIIAGGDNACILHYTENDQPLKDGDLVLIDAGCEFAMYAGDITRTFPVNGKFTQPQREIYELVLKAQKRAIELLVPGNSIKLANDEVIRIKTQGLVDLGILKGDVDKLIEEKAYRQFYMHGLGHWLGLDVHDVGRYDDDRSRTLEVGMIITVEPGIYISEEADVPAQYKGIGVRIEDNLLMTEYGNKNLTAAAPKEIDDIENLMKN; this is encoded by the coding sequence ATGGATCTCGCATACATGGCGGTATTACCGCAAGAGGAATTTACTGAACGTCGTCAAAAAGTATTCGCGCAAATGCAGCCAAATTCTGCCTTGTTGCTATTTTCCGAAATTGAAAAACGTCGTAATAACGACTGTGATTTTCCTTTCCGTCAAGACAGTTACTTTTGGTATTTAATAGGTTTTAATGAGCCAAATGCTGCATTGTTATTAATTAAAACGGAAGATGAGGAAAAGACAGTTGTATTTCTTCGTCCGCGAGATCCTTTGCTTGAAACCTGGCATGGTCGCCGATTAGGCGTTGAGCGCGCACCACAAAAACTCAATGTTGATGAAGCCTATTCTATTGATGATTTCAAAACTGAATTTTCAAAATTAACGGAAAAATTGACCGCACTTTATCATGTGTCAGATCGTCATCCTTGGGGCGATAAATTAATAGCTGAAAGTGCGGTGAAATTTTACGCTGTTTTTGATTGGCAGCCGATGTTAAGTGAGATGCGCTTAATTAAATCACCAAATGAAATTCGCTTAATGCAGCAAGCTGGACAAATTACAGCATTTGGACATATTAAAGCGATGCAAGTGACGCGTCCAAATCGTTTTGAATATGAAATTGAAAGCGAAATTCTACATGAATTTAATCGTCATGGTGCAAGATTCCCGTCTTACAATTCGATTATTGCGGGAGGCGACAATGCCTGTATTTTGCACTACACTGAAAATGATCAACCATTAAAAGATGGCGATCTAGTGTTAATTGATGCAGGTTGTGAGTTTGCAATGTATGCGGGTGATATCACACGTACGTTCCCTGTAAATGGTAAATTTACCCAGCCTCAACGTGAGATTTATGAATTAGTCTTAAAAGCACAAAAACGCGCGATTGAGCTATTAGTGCCAGGAAATTCAATTAAATTGGCGAATGACGAAGTGATTCGTATTAAGACTCAAGGCTTGGTGGATTTAGGTATCTTGAAAGGGGATGTAGATAAGCTGATTGAAGAAAAAGCTTATCGTCAATTTTATATGCATGGTTTAGGCCATTGGCTTGGCTTGGATGTGCACGATGTTGGCCGCTATGATGATGATCGTAGCCGCACGCTTGAAGTGGGGATGATCATCACTGTTGAGCCAGGTATTTATATTTCAGAAGAGGCGGATGTGCCAGCTCAATATAAAGGCATTGGTGTGCGTATTGAGGATAACTTGCTGATGACTGAATATGGCAATAAAAATCTGACCGCAGCGGCACCAAAAGAAATCGATGACATTGAAAATTTAATGAAAAATTGA
- a CDS encoding urease accessory protein UreF: MAPTLNRSLADLGALLHLVDPTLPIGGFNHSNGLETFVQQGVVSTKASLEEYVQTQLLQNWIYNDGAYLSLAFDAMTANDFNRLCELDHSLSATKIARESREGSFKLGVRLLKIFIRYEQHPMLSQFQQAIQNKAVQGYFPIVFAMVAQAMGLSKADTLYAFYYNAAVSTITNGVKLIPLSQMDGQDILFDLRASLVQAVELSLEPDLDWLGAATLANDIRAMQHEVLYTRLYMS, translated from the coding sequence TTGGCACCAACATTAAACCGAAGCCTGGCAGATTTAGGCGCATTGTTGCACTTGGTTGACCCCACTTTGCCAATCGGCGGCTTTAACCATTCAAACGGTTTAGAAACCTTTGTTCAGCAAGGCGTTGTTTCGACTAAAGCAAGTCTTGAAGAATATGTTCAAACGCAGTTATTGCAGAACTGGATATATAATGATGGAGCGTATCTTTCCCTCGCATTTGATGCAATGACTGCCAATGATTTTAACCGTTTGTGTGAATTAGACCATTCGTTATCTGCGACCAAAATTGCGCGAGAAAGCCGCGAGGGCAGTTTCAAGCTCGGCGTGCGGTTATTAAAAATTTTTATCCGCTATGAACAACATCCAATGTTGAGCCAATTTCAGCAAGCGATTCAAAATAAAGCCGTGCAAGGCTATTTCCCGATTGTGTTTGCTATGGTGGCGCAAGCGATGGGGCTCAGCAAAGCGGATACCTTGTATGCGTTCTACTACAATGCAGCAGTCAGCACCATTACCAATGGCGTAAAACTCATTCCCCTTAGTCAAATGGACGGGCAAGATATTTTGTTCGATTTACGAGCATCTCTTGTTCAAGCTGTGGAATTAAGTTTAGAACCCGATTTAGATTGGCTGGGTGCTGCAACGCTTGCGAATGATATACGAGCAATGCAACACGAAGTACTTTATACGCGACTTTATATGTCGTAA
- a CDS encoding YecA family protein, translated as MTISQTELNQQLKSAGIGINATELHGFLSGLICGGLKDQSWLPLLYQFSNDNHAYPTSLIQPITEIYEQIGKTLGDVKGFDFELDLTEDESVFARADSLSDWANQFLLGLGLVQTELDKEKGEIGEAVDDLQDICQLGYDEEDDEEELAEALEEIIEYVRTIAMLFYTHFNDDAQEIKPILH; from the coding sequence ATGACAATTTCCCAAACTGAACTTAATCAACAACTCAAATCTGCTGGTATTGGTATTAATGCGACTGAATTACATGGTTTTTTGAGTGGCTTAATTTGTGGTGGACTGAAAGATCAAAGCTGGTTACCGCTTTTATATCAATTCAGTAACGATAACCATGCCTATCCAACCTCATTAATTCAGCCAATTACCGAAATCTATGAGCAGATAGGTAAAACCTTAGGGGATGTAAAAGGGTTTGATTTTGAATTGGACTTAACAGAAGATGAGAGCGTGTTTGCCCGTGCAGACAGTTTATCAGACTGGGCAAACCAATTTTTACTGGGTTTAGGTCTTGTTCAGACAGAATTGGATAAAGAAAAAGGTGAAATTGGCGAAGCGGTAGATGATTTACAAGATATTTGTCAGCTTGGTTATGATGAAGAAGATGACGAAGAAGAGCTTGCCGAAGCCTTAGAAGAAATTATTGAATATGTTCGCACCATTGCCATGCTGTTTTACACCCATTTCAACGATGATGCACAAGAAATAAAACCGATATTACATTAA
- a CDS encoding co-chaperone GroES has translation MNIRPLHDRVIVKREEVETRSAGGIVLTGSAATKSTRAKVLAVGKGRILENGTVQPLDVKVGDTVIFNDGYGVKSEKIDDEEVLIISENDILAIVE, from the coding sequence ATGAATATTCGTCCTTTACACGATCGTGTAATCGTTAAACGTGAAGAAGTCGAAACCCGTTCAGCTGGTGGTATCGTATTAACCGGTTCTGCAGCGACTAAATCAACCCGTGCGAAAGTATTGGCAGTGGGTAAAGGTCGTATTTTGGAAAATGGTACCGTTCAACCTTTAGATGTAAAAGTTGGCGATACGGTCATTTTCAATGATGGTTATGGCGTAAAAAGTGAAAAGATCGATGATGAAGAAGTGTTAATCATTTCTGAAAACGATATTTTGGCGATTGTGGAATAA
- a CDS encoding urease accessory protein UreD produces the protein MNSTLKLSTKLSSNGKTQLDEYFATPPFKVMTLSAYADSWENGLSAMQMSSSPGLLAGDRVDIQIKLAKSTALSLNTQAFSRVQSMNEDYFAQQNTFIQLEEKSRLFYLPHPLVLHKDSAFKQKTFINMQSGSTLIYGETVAIGRVANDERFEFRQFSSHLKVQLLQNNGQTKPLVLDCIQWQPAQMKLTALSQMEDFSHQGSLVYLNLQKTPTEVKQIVQILQQQESEKSLLIGVSQLNEGGLIVRVLGHRAELIQKLFEKIGEQLKSA, from the coding sequence ATGAATAGCACCCTCAAACTTTCAACCAAACTTTCCTCAAACGGCAAAACTCAACTTGATGAATACTTTGCGACGCCACCTTTTAAAGTAATGACATTGTCTGCTTACGCCGATTCTTGGGAAAATGGACTTAGCGCAATGCAAATGTCTTCTTCGCCAGGGTTATTAGCTGGGGATCGAGTTGATATTCAAATAAAACTTGCAAAATCGACCGCTCTTTCTTTAAATACTCAGGCTTTCAGTCGTGTTCAGTCGATGAATGAGGACTATTTTGCTCAACAAAATACGTTCATTCAACTTGAAGAGAAGAGCCGTTTATTTTATTTGCCCCACCCATTGGTATTACATAAGGATTCTGCATTCAAACAAAAAACATTCATCAATATGCAATCTGGGAGTACGCTAATTTATGGTGAAACTGTGGCGATTGGACGAGTAGCAAATGATGAACGTTTTGAGTTTCGCCAATTTTCTTCTCATCTGAAAGTTCAGCTTTTGCAAAATAATGGGCAAACTAAACCGCTTGTATTGGATTGTATTCAATGGCAACCAGCACAAATGAAATTGACCGCATTAAGCCAAATGGAGGATTTTTCACATCAAGGCTCATTGGTTTATCTCAATTTGCAGAAAACACCAACTGAAGTTAAACAAATCGTCCAAATACTTCAACAGCAGGAAAGCGAGAAATCACTACTTATTGGCGTTTCTCAATTAAATGAAGGTGGGCTTATTGTTAGAGTACTTGGGCATCGTGCTGAACTCATTCAAAAGCTCTTTGAGAAGATCGGTGAGCAATTAAAATCAGCATAA
- the groL gene encoding chaperonin GroEL (60 kDa chaperone family; promotes refolding of misfolded polypeptides especially under stressful conditions; forms two stacked rings of heptamers to form a barrel-shaped 14mer; ends can be capped by GroES; misfolded proteins enter the barrel where they are refolded when GroES binds) — MAAKDVKFGNDARVKMLKGVNVLADAVKVTLGPKGRNVILDKLFGAPTITKDGVSVAREIELEDKFENMGAQMVKEVASKANDAAGDGTTTATVLAQAIVNEGLKAVAAGMNPMDLKRGIDKAVSAVVSELKNLSKPCETSKEIEQVGTISANSDSIVGQLIAQAMEKVGKEGVITVEDGTGLDDELAVVEGMQFDRGYLSPYFINKPETATVELDNPYILLVDKKVSNIRELLPVLEGVAKAGKPLLIIAEDIEGEALATLVVNTMRGIVKVAAVKAPGFGDRRKAMLQDIAILTAGTVISEEIGMELEKATLEDLGQAKRVVINKDNTTIIDGIGDESQIKGRVAQIRQQIEESTSDYDKEKLQERVAKLAGGVAVIKVGAATEVEMKEKKDRVDDALHATRAAVEEGIVAGGGVALVRAAAKVAASLKGDNEEQNVGIKLALRAMEAPLRQIVTNAGEEASVVASAVKNGEGNFGYNAGTEQYGDMIEMGILDPTKVTRSALQFAASVAGLMITTECMVTDLPKDDKADLGAAGMGGMGGMGGMM, encoded by the coding sequence ATGGCAGCAAAAGATGTAAAATTTGGTAACGATGCACGCGTAAAAATGCTTAAAGGCGTGAATGTATTAGCCGATGCAGTAAAAGTGACCCTTGGCCCTAAAGGTCGTAATGTCATTTTAGATAAATTATTTGGTGCACCAACCATCACCAAAGATGGTGTATCTGTCGCACGTGAAATTGAATTAGAAGATAAATTTGAAAATATGGGTGCACAAATGGTGAAAGAGGTTGCCTCTAAAGCTAATGATGCAGCCGGTGATGGTACAACAACTGCGACAGTACTTGCTCAAGCTATTGTAAATGAAGGCTTAAAAGCTGTGGCGGCAGGTATGAACCCAATGGATTTAAAACGCGGTATCGATAAAGCGGTAAGTGCGGTTGTTTCTGAGCTTAAAAATTTATCTAAACCTTGTGAAACCTCTAAAGAGATTGAGCAAGTTGGGACAATTTCTGCTAACTCTGACAGCATTGTGGGTCAATTAATTGCTCAAGCAATGGAAAAAGTGGGTAAAGAAGGCGTGATTACTGTAGAAGACGGTACAGGTCTTGACGATGAATTAGCCGTTGTGGAAGGGATGCAATTCGATCGTGGTTACTTATCACCTTATTTCATTAACAAACCAGAAACAGCAACGGTTGAATTAGATAACCCATACATTCTTTTAGTGGATAAAAAAGTATCAAATATCCGAGAATTACTTCCTGTATTAGAAGGTGTGGCAAAAGCGGGTAAACCATTATTAATTATCGCTGAAGACATCGAAGGTGAAGCACTTGCAACCTTAGTGGTGAATACCATGCGCGGCATCGTGAAAGTTGCAGCAGTGAAAGCGCCAGGCTTTGGTGATCGTCGTAAAGCGATGTTACAAGATATTGCAATTTTAACAGCGGGTACTGTGATTTCTGAAGAAATTGGTATGGAACTTGAAAAAGCGACATTAGAAGATTTAGGTCAAGCAAAACGTGTTGTTATCAATAAAGATAACACAACCATTATTGATGGTATCGGTGATGAATCTCAAATCAAAGGTCGTGTGGCTCAAATTCGTCAACAAATTGAAGAATCAACTTCTGACTACGACAAAGAAAAACTTCAAGAACGCGTGGCTAAATTAGCTGGCGGTGTGGCTGTAATCAAAGTAGGCGCGGCAACTGAAGTTGAAATGAAAGAGAAAAAAGACCGTGTGGATGATGCATTACATGCAACTCGTGCAGCGGTTGAAGAAGGTATCGTTGCTGGTGGTGGCGTTGCATTAGTCCGCGCAGCAGCGAAAGTTGCAGCAAGCCTAAAAGGTGACAACGAAGAACAAAATGTGGGTATCAAACTTGCATTACGTGCGATGGAAGCACCTTTACGTCAAATCGTCACTAACGCAGGTGAAGAAGCTTCAGTTGTGGCAAGTGCGGTTAAAAATGGCGAAGGAAACTTTGGTTATAACGCAGGGACAGAACAATACGGCGATATGATCGAAATGGGTATCTTAGATCCAACTAAAGTCACTCGTTCAGCGTTACAATTCGCGGCTTCTGTAGCGGGCTTAATGATCACCACAGAATGTATGGTCACCGATCTTCCAAAAGATGATAAAGCCGATTTAGGTGCTGCCGGCATGGGCGGTATGGGAGGCATGGGCGGAATGATGTAA